One segment of Drosophila ananassae strain 14024-0371.13 chromosome 3R, ASM1763931v2, whole genome shotgun sequence DNA contains the following:
- the LOC6498290 gene encoding probable phosphomevalonate kinase codes for MMKIVLISGKRKCGKDYISERLHKTLAERAQIVRISEPIKSEWARKLQLDLAALLSDGPYKEQYRRDMIVWSDEVRSRDYGYFCRVAMEEALARRPTPYILVSDVRRKNDIRWFRETYGSDKVLTVRLTSRPETRSARGWVFTAGIDDVPSECDLDDFDGFDVVVANDNENDQESIDQILETMQLK; via the exons ATGATGAAAATAGTACTGATCAGTGGAAAGCGCAAGTGCGGAAAGGATTACATCTCCGAAAGGCTCCATAAGAC GTTGGCCGAACGGGCACAGATTGTTCGCATCTCGGAGCCCATCAAGTCGGAGTGGGCTCGCAAACTACAGCTGGATTTGGCTGCCCTGCTTAGCGATGGTCCTTACAAGGAGCAGTACCGCCGAGACATGATTGTTTGGAGCGATGAGGTTCGGTCTCGGGACTACGGATACTTCTGCCGAGTGGCCATGGAAGAGGCATTGGCCCGTCGACCGACACCTTACATATTGGTCAGCGATGTGAGGCGCAAAAACGACATCAGGTGGTTCCGGGAAACCTATGGCTCCGACAAGGTACTGACTGTGCGGCTCACCTCCCGTCCAGAGACCCGCAGTGCCCGAGGATGGGTCTTCACGGCGGGCATCGACGATGTGCCGTCCGAGTGCGATCTGGACGACTTTGATGGCTTCGACGTGGTGGTGGCCAACGACAATGAGAATGACCAGGAGTCTATTGACCAAATACTGGAGACGATGCAACTGAAGTAA
- the LOC6498289 gene encoding E3 ubiquitin-protein ligase Hakai: MDTEEVKRGRGRGRGTRARGRGRGRGRGRGKKIDEIVAADAAAALAASSAALEDSPGGVEHSEDAAMQDLDKDAEMEVAPVPEEPSQQTSGGAEMTVPPQVPPQLQQQAVPPVLSQTIDMEADISQLEAPTFTTLSRGPPEPMLRLKWSHKVSLIGEKVLNPMIHCCDQCDKPILVYGRMIPCKHVFCLKCARAEPIKSCPRCNDKVLRVEQSGLGTVFMCTHGGSRYGSSGCRRTYLSQRDLQAHINHRHVQLQPLQPLQPLPQVEQPLELHKQRKLSESSVPSSIPNSNVRPLTRPPPPIGSIPPPGTIATQNAIHGNHSTLTLANLARINNANAQDCHQGKASLHQTLKKGQPHHSESVADASYYSSVLASFGSTAAAVGGSIASGPMSSGAGGGGGGSGAGGSGETGVGGSWQQSQYYR; encoded by the exons ATGGACACCGAGGAAGTTAAAAGGGGCCGTGGACGTGGACGCGGCACAAGAGCGCGGGGACGTGGGCGAGGACGCGGTCGTGGTCGTGGCAAGAAAATCGACGAGATCGTAGCCGCTGATGCCGCAGCAGCCCTGGCAGCCAGTAGTGCCGCCTTGGAGGACAGTCCCGGTGGAGTGGAGCACTCCGAGGATGCCGCCATGCAGGACTTGGACAAGGATGCGGAGATGGAGGTTGCCCCCGTTCCAGAAGAACCCTCCCAACAAACGAGTGGCGGTGCTGAGATGACAGTTCCACCGCAAGTGCCACCACAACTTCAGCAGCAAGCGGTTCCACCTGTTCTAAGCCAGACAA TTGACATGGAGGCGGACATTTCGCAGCTGGAGGCTCCCACCTTTACCACACTGTCGCGCGGTCCCCCCGAGCCTATGCTGCGCCTCAAGTGGAGTCACAAGGTGAGCCTAATTGGAGAGAAGGTGCTCAACCCGATGATTCACTGCTGCGACCAGTGCGACAAGCCAATTCTCGTTTACGGACGGATGATTCCCTGCAAGCATGTCTTCTGCCTCAAGTGCGCCCGAGCTGAACCGATCAAAAGCTGTCCCCGTTGCAACGACAAAGTGCTCCGCGTAGAACAGAGCGGTCTGGGAACTGTTTTCATGTGCACACACGGCGGTAGTCGCTACGGCAGCTCTGGCTGCCGAAGAACCTACCTCTCGCAACGGGATTTACAGGCGCACATCAACCACAGACATGTGCAGTTGCAGCCGCTTCAACCGCTACAGCCTCTGCCGCAGGTGGAACAGCCCCTGGAGTTGCACAAGCAGCGCAAG CTCTCCGAGTCGTCTGTTCCCTCGTCAATTCCCAACTCCAACGTCCGCCCTCTAACGCGCCCCCCACCCCCAATCGGTAGTATACCGCCGCCGGGAACCATAGCCACCCAAAATGCCATCCACGGCAACCACTCAACTCTGACGCTGGCGAATCTGGCGAGGATCAACAACGCCAATGCCCAGGACTGTCACCAGGGTAAGGCCTCGCTACACCAGACTTTGAAGAAGGGTCAGCCTCACCATTCCGAGTCGGTGGCGGATGCCTCCTACTACAGCAGCGTGCTCGCCTCGTTCGGCAGTACAGCAGCCGCGGTGGGAGGCTCCATTGCGTCTGGTCCAATGTCCAGCGGTGCTGGTGGCGGTGGGGGCGGATCTGGAGCCGGTGGCTCCGGCGAAACGGGAGTGGGCGGATCGTGGCAGCAATCGCAATACTACAGATAA